One genomic region from Flagellimonas oceani encodes:
- a CDS encoding head GIN domain-containing protein gives MTTLARLAIAALLSLFASSCMMDMNFGNGKTGNGEIVEESRDVKETFDIVSASEGIDVFVTQGSEFNITVEADENIIDLIGTDVKDGRLKIHAIENIGRATKNVYVTLPEITALESSSGADLIAQNVVKANNIELDASSGSDLHVEVVAGEVSADASSGADIKVSGQADALFADASSGSDIKAQDLIVKRCNADASSGADISVNVSESLVADASSGADIKYTGDASVETKKSVSGSVRKY, from the coding sequence ATGACAACACTAGCAAGATTAGCAATCGCCGCACTCCTATCCCTCTTTGCATCCTCATGCATGATGGATATGAACTTCGGCAACGGAAAAACCGGTAATGGCGAAATCGTCGAGGAAAGCCGCGATGTAAAAGAAACTTTTGACATTGTATCAGCTTCCGAAGGAATCGACGTATTTGTAACACAAGGGTCCGAATTCAACATTACCGTAGAGGCCGACGAGAACATCATTGACCTGATCGGAACTGATGTTAAAGATGGCAGACTTAAGATCCATGCCATCGAAAATATCGGTCGTGCCACCAAAAACGTCTATGTTACCCTTCCGGAGATCACCGCTTTGGAAAGTTCCAGTGGCGCCGACCTTATTGCACAAAACGTGGTAAAGGCCAACAACATTGAGCTGGATGCCAGCAGTGGCTCCGACCTGCATGTTGAGGTGGTGGCCGGCGAAGTATCTGCCGATGCCAGTAGCGGGGCCGATATTAAAGTATCCGGTCAGGCAGATGCACTTTTTGCAGACGCCAGCAGCGGTTCGGACATTAAGGCCCAGGACCTGATCGTGAAAAGATGCAATGCCGATGCGAGCAGCGGGGCCGATATCTCCGTGAATGTTTCGGAGTCTTTGGTAGCCGATGCCAGCAGCGGAGCGGATATCAAATACACTGGCGATGCCAGCGTGGAGACCAAAAAATCCGTTTCAGGAAGCGTGCGCAAATATTAA
- a CDS encoding DUF4870 domain-containing protein, with protein sequence MATTITKHERNLSAIIHASMFSKYFIPFGNFILPLILWTANKKEHAFVDYNGKQALNFQISMLLYSIVAGLVTIPFFIGFWPDLFDWNFFGFHGLSDLNNLNIHIDSDDFRFGRLIWPVGISGFLQLALAVVNIVFTILATIRTNEGEYFKYPFTIKFIK encoded by the coding sequence ATGGCAACTACAATCACCAAACACGAACGAAATTTATCCGCGATCATCCACGCGTCAATGTTCTCGAAGTACTTTATCCCTTTTGGGAATTTTATACTTCCACTGATTCTATGGACCGCCAACAAAAAAGAGCATGCGTTTGTCGATTACAACGGTAAACAGGCTCTTAATTTTCAAATTAGTATGTTGCTTTACTCCATCGTGGCAGGTTTGGTCACTATTCCGTTTTTTATCGGTTTTTGGCCAGACTTGTTCGATTGGAACTTTTTCGGGTTCCATGGGTTGAGCGACCTGAACAACCTGAATATCCATATCGACAGCGACGATTTTAGGTTTGGAAGATTGATTTGGCCCGTGGGCATTTCAGGATTTCTGCAACTGGCGCTGGCCGTTGTGAACATTGTTTTTACCATTTTGGCCACCATCAGAACCAACGAGGGAGAATATTTTAAATATCCATTCACCATAAAATTCATCAAGTAA
- a CDS encoding SusD/RagB family nutrient-binding outer membrane lipoprotein: MMKINNKIIRNVGLALTLITVSCDSYLDVNENPNNPEDAPISGLMINTTYESAKNTFRVGSITSNYVQYLASPNQASASDTMEPVSHNNTWFNIYNVMTDLTVLIEKAEEQGANHYKGAAQVLMALNLGMGVDIFGDMPFSESFTFETVTPSYDDDGELYTMIMGFLDEGIVNLQGETTVSMGDDDFIYQGDTTKWIAFANMLKARYMIHTQENASVILQAIDNGFQSNDDDAKVNFFEQDINPWADVARDNADLLLGGWISEQFIEALDGTSYPTIDPRLGLMVGTTDDDTFVGTVNGAGRGNAPAQGARSTLIEDQYYTSITSPILIGTYSEQKFIEAEAAFEIDKSRSYQAYLDGIIAHMQMLEVPQDEIDTYLADPSVSMGEGAFTLADIFKEKWVALFLHPESWNDARRFDYQYEDMDLPANLNPNLNGQFIRRLPYPDNEVSRNGQNVPEVTLLDRIFWDE; encoded by the coding sequence ATGATGAAAATCAATAATAAGATAATAAGAAATGTAGGGCTCGCTTTGACTTTGATCACGGTTTCCTGTGACTCATATTTGGATGTCAATGAAAATCCCAACAATCCTGAAGATGCTCCCATCTCTGGACTAATGATCAATACTACCTACGAATCGGCAAAAAACACTTTTAGGGTAGGGAGTATCACTTCAAACTATGTGCAGTATTTGGCCTCGCCAAACCAGGCAAGTGCGTCGGATACCATGGAGCCTGTAAGCCACAATAATACTTGGTTCAATATTTATAATGTTATGACCGATTTGACGGTATTGATTGAAAAGGCCGAAGAGCAAGGCGCCAATCATTATAAAGGCGCAGCACAAGTATTGATGGCCTTGAACTTGGGGATGGGAGTGGATATTTTTGGTGATATGCCATTTTCAGAAAGTTTTACTTTTGAAACAGTTACCCCTTCTTATGATGATGATGGTGAACTCTATACCATGATTATGGGATTTTTGGACGAAGGAATAGTTAACCTGCAAGGAGAAACAACAGTTTCTATGGGAGACGATGACTTTATCTACCAAGGTGACACAACAAAGTGGATAGCTTTTGCCAATATGTTGAAGGCACGGTACATGATCCATACCCAAGAAAATGCATCAGTAATATTGCAGGCGATAGATAATGGCTTTCAATCGAATGATGATGATGCGAAGGTTAATTTCTTTGAACAGGACATCAACCCTTGGGCAGATGTTGCCAGAGACAACGCGGACCTGTTGTTGGGAGGATGGATATCCGAACAATTTATCGAAGCATTGGACGGGACATCATATCCAACGATCGATCCTAGGTTAGGTCTTATGGTAGGTACCACGGATGATGATACTTTTGTAGGTACTGTAAATGGCGCCGGTAGGGGGAATGCACCAGCACAAGGAGCCAGGTCAACATTGATAGAGGACCAATATTACACATCCATAACCTCTCCTATATTGATAGGAACATATAGTGAGCAAAAATTTATAGAAGCTGAAGCAGCCTTCGAAATAGATAAATCTAGATCCTATCAGGCATATTTGGACGGAATAATCGCACACATGCAAATGCTCGAAGTTCCACAAGATGAAATCGATACATACCTTGCCGACCCTAGTGTTAGTATGGGTGAAGGGGCATTTACTTTAGCGGACATTTTCAAGGAAAAGTGGGTAGCTTTATTTTTGCACCCAGAATCTTGGAATGATGCAAGAAGGTTTGATTACCAGTATGAGGATATGGATTTGCCCGCTAATTTGAATCCAAATTTGAATGGCCAGTTTATAAGAAGGTTGCCATATCCAGACAATGAAGTAAGTCGGAATGGGCAGAATGTGCCAGAGGTTACCCTCCTCGATCGAATTTTCTGGGACGAATAG
- a CDS encoding PspC domain-containing protein, translating into MNKTVNINLANTLFHIDDDAYNKLRRYLESIKRSFAGTKGSDEIIADIEARIAELFLEKMENERQVITHKEVDQVIDVMGQPEDYMVDEDIFEDEPRKSYAEPTARRAKKLYRDIDHKYIGGVCAGLEHYLGIDSLWVRLIFILLAVFTSGFGLIAYILLWILVPEAATTSQKLDMRGEPVNISNIERKVKEGFDDVADKVKNVDYEKVGNKVKSGSKTFFDTIGDIILFLFKIFGKFIGIILVLVGAANLIALFIAIVTLGAFDASNFPIIDLYNTIIEAGIIPVWATLLFGFFALGIPFFFVMYLGLKILVTNLKSIGNIAKFALLGLWLISVGALIALGVKQAAEFSHTGSVNDNTELALEIPSDTLVITMKDGDMDYDRGDIHFGRMTFGYDENDNRILMSDEVDIKIRKSDTDSISINIRKDADGSSTPSARDRARNIEYAYTVDGNEIVLDKYLTTDVSNKARNQEVTITLYVPESMTVYFDDSTSRYIGRGIDNDQGFYRSGMAGQHWLMSDDGELQCLDCPEDDDDEESDGNGKIIINEDGIDINIKDSQDSFEMKINEDGVKVKAKEKSNN; encoded by the coding sequence ATGAACAAGACAGTAAATATAAATCTAGCAAATACGCTCTTCCACATAGACGACGATGCGTATAACAAGCTGAGACGGTACCTGGAGTCCATAAAACGCTCCTTCGCCGGTACCAAGGGAAGCGATGAGATCATTGCCGATATCGAGGCGAGGATAGCCGAGCTCTTTCTCGAAAAAATGGAGAACGAACGCCAAGTGATCACCCACAAAGAGGTGGATCAGGTAATCGATGTTATGGGACAGCCCGAAGATTACATGGTGGACGAGGATATTTTTGAGGACGAACCCAGAAAGAGCTATGCCGAACCTACTGCGAGAAGGGCAAAAAAACTCTACAGGGACATCGACCACAAATATATTGGGGGTGTTTGCGCCGGTCTGGAACATTATTTGGGCATCGATTCCCTTTGGGTAAGGCTCATATTTATCCTTTTGGCCGTATTTACCAGTGGTTTTGGACTTATCGCCTATATCCTGCTTTGGATATTAGTTCCCGAGGCCGCCACAACCTCCCAAAAATTGGATATGCGGGGGGAGCCCGTCAACATCAGCAATATAGAACGCAAAGTTAAAGAGGGGTTTGATGATGTTGCAGACAAAGTAAAAAATGTTGACTACGAAAAAGTGGGCAATAAGGTCAAAAGCGGCTCCAAGACCTTTTTTGATACCATCGGGGACATTATCCTGTTCCTGTTCAAGATATTCGGTAAGTTTATAGGCATTATTCTGGTGCTGGTTGGCGCAGCAAACCTAATTGCGCTGTTCATTGCCATAGTGACGCTGGGCGCATTCGATGCCTCGAATTTTCCGATCATTGATCTTTACAATACCATTATCGAGGCTGGGATTATTCCTGTTTGGGCCACCTTATTGTTTGGCTTTTTCGCTTTGGGAATCCCTTTCTTCTTTGTAATGTATTTGGGATTGAAGATTTTGGTGACCAACCTCAAATCCATCGGAAACATTGCCAAATTTGCACTGTTGGGCCTATGGTTGATATCCGTTGGGGCGCTTATTGCCCTTGGGGTGAAGCAAGCCGCTGAATTCTCTCACACGGGCAGTGTAAACGACAATACGGAACTGGCATTGGAAATTCCTTCCGACACATTGGTCATCACCATGAAGGACGGAGACATGGATTACGATCGGGGCGATATTCATTTTGGACGGATGACCTTTGGCTATGACGAAAACGACAACCGCATTTTGATGTCCGATGAAGTGGATATCAAAATCAGAAAGTCGGATACGGATTCCATCAGCATCAATATTAGAAAAGATGCAGATGGAAGCTCCACACCATCAGCTCGTGACCGTGCTAGAAATATTGAGTATGCTTACACGGTTGATGGGAATGAAATTGTATTGGACAAATATTTGACGACCGATGTATCCAACAAAGCCAGAAACCAAGAGGTGACCATAACTCTTTATGTTCCAGAATCCATGACGGTATATTTTGATGATTCCACCAGCCGCTACATTGGCCGGGGCATCGATAACGACCAAGGGTTTTACAGAAGTGGCATGGCAGGTCAACACTGGCTAATGAGCGATGACGGAGAATTGCAATGCTTGGATTGCCCCGAAGACGATGATGACGAGGAATCCGATGGCAATGGCAAGATCATCATCAATGAAGATGGTATCGATATCAACATCAAAGACAGTCAAGATTCCTTTGAAATGAAAATCAATGAGGATGGTGTAAAAGTTAAAGCCAAGGAAAAAAGTAACAATTGA
- a CDS encoding SH3 domain-containing protein, with translation MKFPSFHTTKFYLFLLVALVFSACKTEQSTEPNKVDEIISSVRETYAPDKRVALFDIQSEKNSTGYILKGKTNLPEALNTFKKELDSQKIKYTDSIEILPSDELEGMVYGVINNSVANLRSKPSHAAEMVTQGTLGMPLNIYQKERSWYHIQTPDDYLGWVDAGGIELMTKEEFDAWQATAKVIYTNTYGKSYATADTSSEAVSDVVAGNIFRLIAEDGNFYQVQYPDGREAYLQKEEANTFDEWKSTLALTKESLVETSKTMLGVPYLWGGTSTKGVDCSGFTKTVYLMNGMIIPRDASQQIHEGFFVDDSKDFDKLIAGDLLFFGRKATDSTSERVIHVGMWIGNNEFIHSAGNVHISSMDKNSENFDAYNYDRYLRTKRILNETGEGLLYLTKENIF, from the coding sequence ATGAAGTTCCCATCTTTCCATACTACCAAATTTTATCTCTTTTTGTTGGTTGCCCTTGTTTTTTCAGCCTGTAAAACAGAGCAAAGTACGGAACCTAATAAGGTGGATGAAATTATTTCTTCCGTTAGGGAAACCTACGCCCCGGATAAGCGGGTGGCACTTTTTGACATTCAATCTGAAAAAAATTCCACGGGTTACATCCTAAAGGGCAAGACCAACCTTCCAGAAGCGTTGAATACTTTTAAAAAGGAATTGGATTCCCAAAAAATAAAGTACACGGACAGTATTGAGATATTACCTTCAGATGAGTTAGAGGGAATGGTTTACGGGGTAATCAACAATTCCGTTGCCAACCTACGATCTAAACCCTCACATGCTGCCGAAATGGTCACACAGGGTACTTTGGGAATGCCTCTCAACATCTATCAAAAAGAAAGGAGCTGGTACCACATTCAAACCCCGGACGACTATCTGGGGTGGGTAGATGCTGGTGGTATTGAATTAATGACCAAGGAGGAATTTGATGCATGGCAAGCTACTGCTAAGGTAATCTACACCAATACTTACGGAAAGTCATACGCAACAGCCGACACTAGTTCCGAAGCTGTTTCGGATGTAGTGGCCGGTAATATTTTTAGGTTGATCGCCGAAGATGGCAATTTTTATCAGGTACAATATCCTGATGGACGGGAGGCATATTTACAAAAGGAAGAAGCCAATACTTTTGATGAATGGAAATCCACATTGGCCCTTACCAAAGAAAGTTTGGTCGAGACCTCCAAGACCATGCTCGGTGTTCCCTATTTATGGGGAGGTACTTCCACCAAAGGCGTAGACTGTAGTGGTTTTACCAAAACTGTTTACTTGATGAACGGAATGATCATTCCTCGCGATGCTTCACAACAAATCCATGAAGGCTTTTTTGTGGATGATTCCAAGGATTTTGATAAATTGATTGCCGGGGACCTTTTGTTCTTTGGACGCAAAGCCACTGATTCCACATCGGAACGCGTGATTCATGTGGGAATGTGGATAGGAAACAATGAATTTATCCATTCGGCGGGCAATGTTCACATTAGTAGTATGGACAAAAATTCCGAAAATTTTGATGCATACAATTACGACCGCTACCTACGTACCAAACGTATTCTGAACGAAACGGGGGAAGGACTCTTGTACCTGACCAAGGAGAATATTTTTTGA
- a CDS encoding DUF4442 domain-containing protein — protein MALTPSKINMFTFMKLPSAWWCGVRLKNIDEKKAITTVKHKWINQNPFKSMFWAVQGMAAELSTGALVMNEIQKSGKKVSMLVANNKATFTKKATGRINFTCEDGEQIADAIQKTVETGEGQTCWMKATGVNQDGVEVSTFHFEWTVKVKPS, from the coding sequence ATGGCATTGACACCCAGTAAAATCAATATGTTTACATTTATGAAGCTGCCTTCGGCGTGGTGGTGCGGAGTGCGGCTCAAGAATATTGACGAGAAGAAAGCAATTACCACGGTAAAGCATAAATGGATCAACCAAAATCCGTTTAAATCCATGTTTTGGGCCGTTCAAGGAATGGCCGCCGAGCTGAGTACGGGTGCATTGGTGATGAACGAAATCCAGAAAAGCGGCAAAAAAGTATCCATGCTCGTGGCCAACAACAAAGCCACCTTTACCAAAAAAGCCACCGGACGCATCAATTTTACCTGCGAGGATGGTGAGCAGATTGCGGATGCCATCCAAAAAACCGTGGAAACCGGCGAAGGACAAACGTGTTGGATGAAAGCGACGGGAGTGAATCAAGATGGGGTGGAAGTGTCCACTTTTCATTTTGAGTGGACGGTGAAGGTGAAGCCAAGTTAG
- a CDS encoding dipeptide epimerase, whose translation MQITLKKYILQLAHTFTISRESRDEQDTLIVCMSLDGKTGYGEATSNPYYKITIEGMMAEIDAVREQIEGYDFDTPENFYEFLESLDLHKFTLCALDLAANDLYGKLKGQPLYEIWGTTAEKYPMTNYTIGIDTIEKMVAKLQEKPWPLYKIKLGTPDDVAIVRELRKHTDSIFRIDANTAWTAEQTIKNAPLLKELGVEFLEQPLKADDWDGMALVKEKSVLPVIADESCIVESDVEECGGYFHGINIKLTKCGGLTPARRMIKKGRELGLQLMVGCMTESTVGISAIAQLLPQLDYVDMDGAMLLKGDIAKGVEILEGGKVVFPKLPGSGIELL comes from the coding sequence ATGCAGATAACTTTAAAAAAATACATACTTCAATTAGCCCACACCTTTACTATATCTCGAGAATCCCGGGACGAACAGGACACCCTGATCGTTTGCATGTCCTTGGATGGAAAAACGGGTTACGGTGAGGCTACATCAAACCCTTATTACAAAATCACCATCGAAGGGATGATGGCCGAAATAGACGCGGTAAGGGAACAAATTGAAGGTTATGATTTTGACACGCCCGAGAACTTTTATGAATTTTTAGAGTCACTGGACCTGCATAAATTTACCCTTTGCGCTTTGGATTTGGCCGCAAACGACCTGTACGGAAAGTTGAAAGGGCAACCACTTTACGAAATTTGGGGCACTACTGCGGAAAAGTATCCGATGACCAACTATACCATTGGAATAGATACCATCGAAAAAATGGTGGCGAAGCTCCAGGAAAAACCTTGGCCGCTGTACAAGATAAAACTTGGAACACCGGACGATGTTGCCATAGTACGCGAACTACGAAAACACACCGATAGTATTTTTAGAATAGATGCCAATACGGCATGGACCGCGGAGCAAACCATCAAAAATGCACCGTTATTGAAGGAATTGGGGGTTGAATTTTTGGAGCAGCCGTTAAAGGCGGATGACTGGGATGGTATGGCTTTGGTAAAGGAAAAATCCGTGCTACCCGTTATCGCCGACGAAAGTTGCATCGTTGAAAGCGATGTAGAGGAATGCGGAGGTTATTTTCACGGCATCAACATTAAATTGACCAAGTGCGGAGGGTTGACGCCCGCTCGACGGATGATCAAAAAAGGAAGGGAACTGGGACTACAGCTTATGGTGGGATGCATGACGGAATCTACCGTAGGCATCTCTGCCATTGCCCAATTATTGCCACAACTGGATTATGTGGATATGGATGGCGCCATGCTCCTAAAAGGTGATATTGCCAAAGGCGTTGAAATTTTAGAGGGCGGAAAAGTAGTGTTCCCCAAGTTGCCCGGCAGCGGAATAGAATTGCTCTAA
- a CDS encoding pyridoxal phosphate-dependent aminotransferase family protein encodes MAYPIQSIPDREILIGGKPYLYFGGTSYLGLQNYAPFKELYLKNVSTYGMQYGASRKSNLQLSIYEEAELYLANWVGCEGCATMSSGYLAAQLVVHTLLDRGHPVFAAPNAHTALLINGVKQSKDFVQLSNKISKTVHGTKLPVLLFDTIDFSGNQFLNFDGLRQLPLDKMILVGDDSHGIGIVGDNGNGCYRMLKALQPAKLMVCCSLGKALGTQAGAVFGDASDTKMLQSTPFYGGASPASPAFMATLMGAKEVYSKRLMELKGNYQNFRSQLKNPAFFNHMDGHPTFEFQDTSVATALNKSGFIFTNFNYPDENGPLVSRIVLSAYHTKQDIENLAHCINTITG; translated from the coding sequence ATGGCCTATCCCATCCAAAGCATACCCGATAGAGAGATCCTGATTGGTGGGAAACCGTATTTATATTTTGGGGGCACCTCTTATTTGGGTTTACAGAACTACGCCCCGTTCAAAGAACTGTACTTAAAAAACGTTTCCACGTACGGGATGCAATATGGCGCCTCCAGAAAATCCAATTTGCAATTATCCATATACGAAGAAGCTGAACTTTATCTGGCAAACTGGGTGGGCTGCGAAGGTTGCGCAACCATGTCCAGTGGCTATTTGGCCGCTCAATTAGTGGTTCATACACTGCTGGACAGAGGTCATCCTGTATTTGCGGCACCCAATGCACATACTGCGCTGTTGATCAACGGTGTAAAGCAGTCCAAAGACTTTGTACAACTTTCGAACAAAATATCCAAGACTGTTCACGGGACAAAATTGCCCGTACTTCTTTTTGACACCATTGACTTTTCTGGCAATCAGTTCCTAAATTTTGATGGACTACGTCAACTTCCCTTGGACAAGATGATCTTGGTGGGTGACGATTCGCACGGCATCGGAATCGTGGGCGACAACGGAAATGGTTGCTATCGTATGCTCAAAGCTCTTCAACCTGCCAAACTTATGGTTTGCTGCTCGCTCGGTAAGGCACTGGGCACACAAGCGGGAGCTGTTTTTGGGGATGCGTCCGACACCAAAATGCTGCAATCCACCCCCTTTTATGGCGGGGCCAGTCCAGCTTCCCCTGCATTTATGGCCACGTTAATGGGTGCCAAGGAAGTGTATTCAAAACGCTTGATGGAACTAAAAGGCAACTATCAAAATTTTAGATCACAACTAAAAAACCCAGCTTTTTTCAACCATATGGATGGACATCCTACATTTGAATTTCAGGATACCAGCGTCGCAACCGCCCTGAACAAGAGTGGGTTTATTTTTACCAACTTCAATTATCCGGATGAAAATGGGCCTTTGGTCAGTCGTATTGTGCTCAGTGCCTATCACACCAAACAAGACATTGAAAATCTAGCACATTGCATCAATACAATTACAGGTTGA
- a CDS encoding PadR family transcriptional regulator: MNIENTKAQMRKGVLEYCILSILKDDDKYASEILDALKDAKMLVVEGTIYPLLTRLKNAGLLNYRWEESTSGPPRKYYALTETGQLFLNELNGTWDELRNAVNLVTNTK, encoded by the coding sequence ATGAATATAGAAAACACAAAAGCACAAATGCGCAAGGGGGTTCTGGAGTACTGCATTTTGTCCATTTTAAAAGATGACGACAAATATGCCTCAGAGATTCTGGACGCCCTTAAAGACGCAAAGATGTTAGTAGTGGAAGGTACCATATACCCTTTGCTGACAAGGCTAAAGAACGCGGGATTGCTCAATTACCGTTGGGAAGAATCCACATCGGGACCTCCCCGAAAATACTATGCACTCACCGAGACTGGCCAGTTGTTCCTGAACGAACTCAATGGCACTTGGGACGAACTAAGAAATGCAGTAAACCTGGTAACCAACACAAAATAA
- a CDS encoding TIGR00266 family protein, with protein sequence MNAHEIDYHIYGEEMQYVEIELDPQEAVIAEAGSFMMMDSEIKMDTIFGDGSNQDTGVLGKLFSAGKRLLTGESLFMTAFLNIGQGKKQVSFASPYPGKIVPIDLSEKGGKFICQKDAFLCAAKGVSVGIEFSKRLGRGFFGGEGFIMQKLEGDGMAFVHAGGTMAKKTLAPGETLRVDTGCIVGFSQTVDYNIEFIGGIRNSVFGGEGLFFATLRGPGTVYVQSLPFSRLASRVWAAAPRGGGKDKGEGSILGGLGDLLDGDNRF encoded by the coding sequence ATGAACGCACACGAAATAGATTATCACATTTACGGGGAAGAAATGCAATATGTGGAGATAGAACTAGATCCACAGGAAGCTGTTATTGCCGAAGCAGGCAGTTTCATGATGATGGACTCCGAGATTAAAATGGACACCATCTTTGGCGACGGTTCCAATCAAGATACAGGGGTTTTGGGCAAATTATTCTCGGCTGGAAAGCGACTGCTCACGGGCGAGAGCCTTTTTATGACCGCTTTCTTGAACATTGGTCAAGGAAAAAAGCAGGTAAGCTTTGCTTCGCCTTATCCCGGTAAAATTGTACCCATCGACCTTTCTGAAAAAGGAGGAAAGTTCATCTGTCAAAAAGATGCGTTTCTATGTGCCGCAAAAGGCGTTTCCGTAGGCATCGAGTTCTCCAAACGCTTGGGACGTGGCTTTTTCGGTGGTGAGGGCTTTATCATGCAAAAATTGGAAGGCGATGGAATGGCCTTTGTGCACGCAGGCGGAACCATGGCCAAGAAAACATTGGCACCAGGCGAGACCTTAAGAGTGGATACAGGCTGTATCGTTGGTTTTTCCCAAACCGTGGATTATAACATTGAATTTATAGGCGGTATCCGAAACTCGGTATTCGGAGGCGAAGGACTCTTCTTCGCAACCCTTCGCGGACCTGGAACCGTATATGTGCAATCCCTGCCGTTCAGTAGGTTGGCCAGTCGTGTTTGGGCCGCTGCACCCAGAGGTGGAGGAAAAGACAAAGGTGAAGGAAGCATCTTGGGTGGCCTTGGCGATTTGCTCGATGGGGACAATAGGTTTTAA